Proteins found in one Mycteria americana isolate JAX WOST 10 ecotype Jacksonville Zoo and Gardens chromosome 8, USCA_MyAme_1.0, whole genome shotgun sequence genomic segment:
- the FAM193B gene encoding LOW QUALITY PROTEIN: protein FAM193B (The sequence of the model RefSeq protein was modified relative to this genomic sequence to represent the inferred CDS: deleted 1 base in 1 codon): MAAAASARRAFPPSLLPPRAGAGRAAPPYWLLSWLGGRRAALAMTRRRNKAAAAASGSGPRRERVGGSDAGPPPPPPPPPPEPPAPPEVVVVAAGSSGEPGRATAQVLPTTNQSVQTCCLLCHRERKDWGGPSHNGLVSPGERLPPDFVPTLVQNLLGEMPLWICQSCRKSVEEEERRAVQEQALAVSLSHTSCKSQSCGGGSHSSSSSSSSSSSSCHGNSGDWDPSSFLSAHKLSGLWNSQHTNGAMQDSPLGAPPAALGDKHPSLALSPECASQAPAVAPGLKACPYSHAASPTSSSAAPGSPLPTSLDFCKTLPKQFKSMCRRATPPGEAFHSSEHHQHSDLTAPPNSPTGLPSQPPALIPSKQTPAHPGPFGSPHHVPLGTSPQAALFPAPNVQAAAPKPVSESPPAGTVSHSPGSCKSPHLPPANVPLLKMPPPLSGCTHPCNGHCSTSLIPPPASHQLPSTNRDPSCKGHKFPNGTSCHPPQPCEADEGLGEDEDSSSERSSCTSSSTNQKDGKFCDCCYCEFFGHNAPPAAPTSRNYAEIREKLRSRLTKRKEELPQKLGHNSSSGEPAVDHRNVDELLDYINSTEPKPLNSAKAAKRARHKQKKKEKEKAQLEAEAQKRAERTPAASQAREPAEEKLLEWPELELERVNSFLSSRLQEIKNTIKDSIRASFSVYDLNLDVNDFPKKAAVLEQKNLLSHLNGSSDLQDIDLALAPLSLGPAKSHALLRGELSPRWGEGPGEPPPAPVAENGVVKRLSAVPSLSRMIWVQSKAADSAADGSGLSPEPKEGPQLKGPEPPEPVPAGSRQRKNKRQSGQAKKGEGAAGVPGGQARLESPGAKGQVLGTKHPSKAGALEPQRAGGCAEPGESGKGQPWGCGGARPEKERSSEWKGRRGEGKAELPEPAQQQPPAPPAGDRQLPAPPALGGSPQPKGKSRKSRNKVEKSNTSIDDVFLPKDLDGAEMDETDREVEYFKRFCLDSAKQTRQKVAVNWTNFTLKKTTSSAAQ; encoded by the exons ATGGCGGCAGCGGCTTCAGCTCGCCGggcctttcccccctccctccttcccccccgggcaggggccggaCGGGCCGCGCCGCCATATTGGCTGTTGTCctggctg ggcgggcggcgggccgcgcTCGCCATGACTCGCAGGCGGAACAAGGCAGCGGCAGCGGCGAGTGGCTCCGGGCCTCGCCGTGAGAGGGTGGGGGGTTCCGACGCTggtcctcctccccctcctccgccACCGCCACCGGAACCGCCCGCCCCAcctgaggtggtggtggtggcggcgggtagcagcggggagccgggcagAGCCACCGCTCAG GTGCTGCCCACCACCAACCAGTCAGTGCAGACGTGCTGCCTGCTCTGTCACCGGGAGCGCAAGGACTGGGGAGGACCATCCCACAATGGGCTGGTTTCCCCAGGCGAGAGGCTGCCACCGGACTTCGTGCCAACGCTCGTGCAGAACCTCCTGGGAGAAATGCCACTGTGGATCTGCCAGAGCTGCCGGAAgagtgtggaggaggaagagcggcGGGCGGTGCAGGAGCAGGCCCTGGCG GTCTCGTTATCCCACACATCCTGCAAGTCGCAGTCTTGTGGGGGTGGCtcccactcctcttcctcctcctcctcctcttcttcctcctcgtGCCACGGGAACTCAGGGGACTGGGACCCCAGCTCTTTCTTGTCTGCTCACAAGCTCTCGGGCCTGTGGAACTCGCAGCACACCAACGGGGCTATGCAGGACAGCCCCCTCGGGGCCCCCCCTGCTGCACTAG GTGACAAGCACCCCAGCCTCGCTCTCTCTCCGGAGTGCGCCAGTCAGGCGCCTGCCGTGGCGCCGGGGCTCAAGGCCTGTCCCTACAGCCACGCAGCCTCCCCCACCTCCAGCAGCGCCGCCCCGGGCTCGCCTCTGCCTACCTCACTCGACTTCTGCAAGACGCTGCCGAAGCAGTTCAAAAGCATGTGCCGGAGGGCCACCCCGCCAG gTGAGGCCTTCCACTCCTCAGAGCATCATCAGCACTCGGACCTCACTGCTCCTCCCAACAGTCCCACCGGCCTCCCCTCCCAGCCGCCAGCGTTGATCCCCTCCAAGCAGACGCCTGCCCATCCGGGGCCCTTCGGCTCCCCCCACCACGTCCCGCTGGGCACTTCCCCGCAGGCTGCGCTCTTCCCTGCGCCCAACGTGCAGGCAGCGGCCCCGAAGCCGGTGTCTGAGTCCCCTCCTGCTGGCACAGTCTCACACAGCCCGGGGTCATGTAAGAGCCCTCACCTGCCCCCTGCAAATGTGCCGCTGCTGAAGATGCCGCCTCCGCTGTCGGGTTGCACTCATCCCTGCAACGGGCACTGCAGTACTTCGCtcatccctcctcctgcctcccaccagcTGCCCAGCACGAACAG GGACCCCTCTTGCAAAGGGCACAAATTCCCAAACGGTACCAGCTGCCACCCGCCGCAGCCGTGCGAGGCAGATGAGGGGCTCGGGGAGGACGAGGACAGCAGCTCAGAGCGCAGTTcctgcacctcctcctccaccaacCAGAAAGACGGGAAGTTCTGCGACTGCTGCTACTGTGAGTTCTTCGGCCACAACGCG cccccggccgctcccACAAGCCGCAACTACGCCGAGATCCGGGAGAAGCTGCGTTCTCGCCTCACCAAGAGGAAAGAGGAGCTGCCCCAGAAACTAGGGCACAACAGCAGCTCAGGAGAGCCCGCTGTGGACCACCGCAACGTGGACGAGCTGCTGGACTACATCAACAGCACAGAGCCCAAGCCCTTGAACAGTGCCAAGGCAGCCAAGCGGGCACGGCACAAGCAGAAGAAGAAg gagaaggagaaagcccagctggaggcagaggcCCAGAAGCGGGCAGAGCGCACGCCTGCAGCCAGCCAGGCCAGGGAGCCGGCCGAGGAGAAGCTGCTGGAGTGgccggagctggagctggagcgggTGAACAGCTTCCTCAGCAGCCGGCTGCAGGAGATCAAGAACACCATTAAGGACTCCATCCGGGCCAGCTTCAGCGTCTATGACCTCAACCTGGATGTCAACGACTTCCCCAAGAAGGCAGCTGTCCTGGAGCAGAAGAACCTGCTCTCCCACCTCAACGGCTCCTCCGACCTGCAGGACATAGACCTGGCCCTGGCCCCGCTCAGCCTGGGCCCCGCCAAGAGCCACGCGCTGCTGCGGGGTGAGCTGAGCCCTCGATGGGGCGAGGggcccggggagccgccgccagccccggtgGCCGAGAACGGCGTGGTGAAGCGCCTCAGCGCTGTGCCCAGTCTCTCCCGCATGATCTGGGTGCAGTCCAAGGCTGCAGACTCTGCCGCGGATGGCAGCGGGCTGAGCCCAGAGCCCAAGGAGGGACCGCAGCTCAAGGGGCCGGAGCCGCCAGAGCCggtgcccgccggcagccggcagcGGAAGAACAAGCGGCAGAGCGGGCAGGCAAAGAAAggggagggtgctgctggggtgcccGGTGGCCAGGCCCGGCTGGAGAGCCCTGGTGCGAAGGGGCAGGTGCTGGGAACCAAGCACCCTTCCAAGGCTGGCGCCCTGGAGCCGCAGCGGGCAGGCGGCTGTGCCGAGCCGGGGGAGAGCGGCAaggggcagccctggggctgcggCGGCGCCAGGCCGGAGAAGGAGCGAAGCAGCGAGTGGAAAGGCCGGAGGGGCGAGGGCAAAGCGGAGCTGCCAGAGCCGGcgcagcagcagccgcctgcCCCGCCCGCAGGGGACCGGCAACTGcctgccccccctgccctggggggctccccccagcccaagGGCAAGAGCAGGAAGAGCCGGAACAAGGTGGAGAAATCCAATACCTCGATCG ATGACGTGTTCCTGCCCAAGGACCTGGACGGGGCGGAGATGGACGAGACTGACAGAGAAGTGGAGTATTTCAAGA